The following coding sequences are from one Formosa haliotis window:
- a CDS encoding sugar phosphate isomerase/epimerase family protein, which produces MKASKSSSESGSLEASTNKNSTFKPLNLSLFSKHLKYLDYKDMSEAVSEMGFDGIDLTVRPNGHVLLERVQDDLPRVTEAMQSFNLKPNMICSNVMDANNPEHVKVLEVASALGYKYYRPDLLKYTEDQTVLEVVENAKTYFKDLEQLNKKCGISGSYINLPGHFYGSALWDLHSGLNGLSPKHIGSQYDIAHAAIDGGTNWEIGFKLIAPYINTLVIKDFIWSKKGGSWTFEYTPLGEGMVDFKRYFSLLKAHQINVPISIHTEYDLGGAEKGEKPTIPNKEVFKRINKDVVFVRQLWEEVNQ; this is translated from the coding sequence ATGAAAGCATCAAAATCATCGTCTGAAAGCGGGTCATTAGAGGCCTCTACAAATAAAAATTCAACTTTTAAACCTCTTAACTTATCCCTATTTTCTAAACATTTAAAATATTTAGATTATAAAGACATGAGTGAAGCTGTTTCTGAAATGGGTTTTGATGGAATTGATTTAACGGTAAGGCCAAACGGACATGTTTTACTAGAACGTGTACAGGACGATTTACCTAGAGTTACGGAAGCCATGCAAAGCTTCAATCTAAAACCGAATATGATTTGCTCTAATGTTATGGACGCAAACAACCCAGAACATGTAAAGGTCTTAGAAGTGGCGAGTGCCTTAGGCTATAAATATTACCGACCAGATTTACTTAAATATACCGAAGATCAAACGGTTTTAGAAGTTGTAGAAAATGCTAAAACCTATTTTAAAGACTTGGAACAGTTGAATAAAAAATGTGGAATTAGCGGGAGTTATATAAATCTTCCTGGTCACTTTTATGGTTCTGCTCTTTGGGATTTACATAGCGGACTAAACGGTTTATCTCCAAAACACATAGGTAGTCAATACGATATCGCTCATGCTGCTATAGATGGGGGAACAAATTGGGAAATTGGGTTTAAACTTATAGCCCCATATATTAATACGTTGGTGATTAAAGATTTTATTTGGTCTAAAAAAGGTGGATCATGGACTTTTGAATATACGCCTTTAGGAGAAGGTATGGTCGATTTTAAACGCTATTTTTCTTTGCTTAAAGCACACCAAATTAATGTACCTATTTCCATACATACTGAATATGATTTAGGTGGCGCTGAAAAAGGCGAAAAACCAACTATTCCAAATAAAGAAGTGTTTAAAAGAATAAATAAAGATGTCGTATTTGTTAGACAACTTTGGGAAGAAGTAAATCAATAG
- a CDS encoding alpha/beta fold hydrolase codes for MKTNVIQLLLLVLFTQVGMAQNDALQWLDLELSNYQYPYPVKTLDLKIQEQDLKMGYMDIKPEHFNGKNIVLMHGKNFNGAYWETTIAALTKAGFRVIVPDQIGFGKSSKPDHFHYTFQQLAQNTKALLDALHIEKTAVLGHSMGGMLATRFALMYPETTEKLILENPIGLEDWKLKVPYKPVEWWYENELKKNYEGIKKYQLVSYYDNKWKPEYDEWVNLLAGWTLNSEYKTIAWNAALTYDMIFTQPVVYEFKNIKAPTLLIIGTRDRTALGKPLVSESVRKTMGLYNELGKRTQKEIPNAQLIEIENVGHLPHIESFNEFINPLITFLKA; via the coding sequence ATGAAAACGAATGTAATCCAGTTACTATTACTCGTACTGTTTACTCAAGTAGGTATGGCGCAAAATGATGCCCTACAATGGTTAGATTTAGAATTATCGAATTATCAATATCCATATCCTGTAAAGACTTTAGATCTTAAAATACAGGAACAAGATTTAAAAATGGGATATATGGATATAAAACCAGAGCACTTTAACGGAAAAAATATTGTTTTAATGCACGGTAAGAATTTTAATGGAGCGTATTGGGAAACAACTATCGCCGCCTTAACTAAAGCAGGATTTCGTGTCATTGTTCCAGATCAAATTGGTTTCGGAAAATCTTCTAAACCAGACCATTTTCACTATACGTTTCAGCAACTTGCTCAAAACACAAAAGCCTTACTTGATGCTTTACACATAGAAAAAACTGCCGTTTTAGGACATTCTATGGGAGGTATGTTGGCGACACGTTTTGCATTAATGTATCCAGAAACAACAGAAAAACTGATATTAGAAAACCCTATTGGTCTTGAAGATTGGAAATTAAAAGTCCCATACAAACCGGTAGAATGGTGGTACGAAAACGAACTTAAAAAGAACTACGAAGGCATAAAAAAATATCAATTAGTGAGCTATTACGACAATAAATGGAAACCAGAATACGACGAATGGGTGAACTTATTAGCCGGTTGGACCTTAAATTCTGAATATAAAACTATTGCTTGGAATGCCGCTTTAACTTACGATATGATTTTTACTCAGCCCGTGGTTTACGAATTTAAAAACATAAAAGCACCAACCTTATTAATTATTGGAACTAGAGATAGAACTGCATTAGGAAAACCATTGGTTTCAGAATCGGTTAGAAAAACTATGGGATTATACAACGAGCTTGGAAAACGAACCCAAAAAGAAATCCCTAACGCTCAACTAATCGAAATTGAAAACGTGGGGCATTTACCGCATATAGAATCTTTTAATGAATTTATTAACCCATTAATTACGTTTTTGAAAGCATAG
- a CDS encoding FAD-dependent oxidoreductase, giving the protein MKNIHDVGIIGGGISGVVIALELAKHKVDSILFEQEKSVVNGPPFCHLHAGGNLYPDISIDQCKVLMKQSIDMARLFPHSIDERPTFISIPKSETYEPYIIAQRLEDLVSYYKRLVTQDPLNEILGPPEHYYKAYSQADILALAEKPTVKRPATTDEWMTNTLKLVDHTKLKTPVFMVQEYGWNLFRFGAQAQLALNKTENCSLNTNTNVKKIKDVRDKNLGYNWEIQTKDTTYNVKYLVNSCGFKTGIFDESLALNPERLIEFKAAYISKWQPIEGLIPELIFHGKRGTPNGMAQLTPYCDDYYQIHGMTNDITLFEQGLVRSKNNSKQPKFNEAISKKLKQGWDISEIKRRTENGIALVSKFVPTFKTATVGGPPLYGAQQIPGDDPNLRVGEVSFPCKSYARSEIIKASSALTVAHQIIEKIQEEGIIPEMLKDDQHNDILSCISKTEIDELAETLAVQRGYPKALSRLVIDKD; this is encoded by the coding sequence ATGAAGAACATACACGATGTTGGTATTATAGGAGGAGGTATTTCGGGAGTTGTTATCGCTTTAGAATTAGCCAAACATAAGGTAGATTCTATTTTGTTTGAACAGGAAAAAAGCGTCGTTAATGGTCCTCCATTTTGTCATTTACATGCTGGTGGAAATTTATATCCAGACATTTCAATCGATCAGTGTAAGGTGTTAATGAAACAATCGATAGACATGGCCCGTTTATTTCCGCATTCTATAGATGAACGCCCTACATTTATAAGTATTCCAAAATCTGAGACTTACGAACCGTATATCATCGCCCAGCGCTTAGAAGATTTAGTTTCTTATTACAAAAGATTGGTTACTCAAGATCCTTTAAATGAAATTCTTGGTCCTCCAGAGCATTATTACAAAGCATACTCACAAGCCGATATATTGGCATTGGCAGAAAAACCAACAGTAAAACGCCCCGCTACAACAGATGAATGGATGACTAACACCCTGAAATTAGTTGACCATACAAAATTAAAAACACCTGTTTTCATGGTGCAGGAATACGGATGGAATCTTTTTCGGTTTGGTGCACAAGCACAATTAGCCTTAAATAAAACCGAAAATTGCAGTCTAAACACCAATACCAACGTCAAGAAAATTAAAGATGTTCGCGATAAAAATTTAGGATATAACTGGGAAATACAGACTAAAGATACCACCTATAACGTAAAATATTTAGTGAATTCCTGCGGATTTAAAACAGGTATATTCGATGAATCTTTAGCTTTAAATCCTGAACGATTAATTGAGTTTAAAGCCGCTTACATATCTAAATGGCAACCTATTGAAGGTTTAATCCCTGAGTTAATTTTTCATGGCAAGCGCGGTACTCCAAACGGCATGGCCCAATTAACACCTTATTGCGACGATTATTATCAAATTCATGGAATGACCAACGATATTACCTTATTTGAACAAGGATTGGTAAGGTCTAAAAACAACAGCAAACAACCAAAATTTAATGAAGCGATTAGCAAGAAATTAAAACAAGGTTGGGACATTTCAGAAATAAAAAGGAGAACAGAAAATGGGATTGCACTGGTGTCTAAATTTGTCCCCACTTTTAAAACAGCAACTGTTGGCGGACCACCATTATACGGCGCACAACAAATCCCTGGAGACGATCCTAATTTAAGAGTTGGAGAAGTTAGTTTCCCGTGTAAATCGTACGCGCGAAGCGAAATTATAAAGGCCTCCTCTGCCCTTACGGTGGCCCATCAAATTATTGAAAAAATTCAGGAAGAAGGGATTATACCTGAAATGTTAAAAGACGATCAACACAACGATATATTGTCGTGCATTTCGAAAACTGAAATCGATGAGTTGGCAGAAACCTTAGCCGTACAACGTGGCTATCCTAAAGCTTTATCCAGATTAGTAATCGATAAAGATTAA